From Lycium ferocissimum isolate CSIRO_LF1 chromosome 12, AGI_CSIRO_Lferr_CH_V1, whole genome shotgun sequence, one genomic window encodes:
- the LOC132041167 gene encoding tyramine N-feruloyltransferase 4/11-like: MSSTPNSPTSKGKTFSNKIFARLRVAIESDVPHIYKLRQRLAAHHNIGHLLKSTETSIASGIFNPKFNPVTALVVDVSPIFFPPAHFNINTLGVKEINLNSSFKDDESDEFKVDHNGDIFIAGYILYYPCFSSFYEKPVFNFENLYVRECYRGKKLGKWMFSAMAFEATRTGISAINWYTSEWNKSAVEFYTNLGAKVCDDFRMLTLTGKGLEAFDDDSNI, encoded by the coding sequence ATGTCTTCAACCCCAAATTCTCCAACTTCTAAGGGAAAAACCTTTAGCAATAAAATATTTGCTAGACTTCGTGTAGCCATTGAATCTGATGTTCCACACATCTACAAACTTAGGCAACGTTTAGCTGCACATCACAACATTGGTCATCTACTAAAATCCACTGAGACCTCTATTGCCTCGGGTATATTTAACCCCAAATTTAATCCTGTTACTGCACTCGTAGTCGATGTTTCACCTATTTTTTTCCCTCCTGCTCATTTTAACATTAATACCCTCGGAGTTAAGGAAATTAACCTTAATTCTTCGTTCAAAGACGATGAATCGGACGAGTTTAAAGTTGATCACAATGGTGATATTTTTATTGCTGGATACATATTGTATTATCCGTGTTTTTCGAGTTTTTACGAGAAACCTGTCTTTAATTTCGAGAACCTTTATGTAAGAGAGTGTTATAGAGGGAAAAAGTTGGGAAAATGGATGTTTTCCGCTATGGCATTTGAGGCTACAAGAACGGGGATTTCTGCTATTAATTGGTACACTTCAGAGTGGAACAAAAGTGCTGTTGAGTTTTACACTAATTTGGGAGCTAAAGTTTGTGATGATTTTAGGATGTTGACTTTGACCGGTAAGGGTCTTGAAGCATTTGATGATGATAGTAATATTTAA